A DNA window from Phycisphaerae bacterium contains the following coding sequences:
- a CDS encoding zinc-binding dehydrogenase yields the protein MKALLFQRSIPRYLLIKGLGRRVPTLCTSRWSPLKLTEFPSPELPGAEWVHVRPRLAGICGSDIATVAAKGSPYFAPVTSMPFVLGHEVVGTVVACGGRAGEFAQGDRVVLRPALGCSVRGIDPPCTSCATGHDALCRNVAYGAISAGIQTGYCRDTGGGFSGGFVAHRSQLRRVPGGIPDRAAVLVEPFACAIHGALRTTISASDSVLVIGCGSIGLLTIAALRASGCKARITAVARYGHQREHAARLGADVAIDGKGSIANRYAAWATALDAEVFPPEFGKPLVLGGASVVFDCVGTSETIDDGVRFTRGGGTLVLVGMPGIPRGVDWTSIWFKELSIRAAYAYGPESRLEGTRDSFDLALQWMAEWQDRLVPLVGEPLPLTDYREAFAQAMSTGRSGVTKTVFDLESSAK from the coding sequence GTGAAGGCTCTACTCTTCCAGCGCAGTATTCCTCGTTACCTGCTGATCAAGGGGCTGGGACGGCGCGTACCGACCCTGTGCACGAGCCGGTGGTCACCCTTGAAGCTGACGGAATTTCCGTCGCCCGAACTCCCCGGTGCGGAGTGGGTTCATGTTCGGCCTCGCCTGGCCGGAATTTGCGGTTCGGACATCGCCACGGTCGCCGCCAAGGGATCACCATACTTCGCCCCGGTAACTTCGATGCCTTTCGTGCTGGGTCACGAAGTTGTCGGGACTGTTGTCGCTTGCGGCGGCAGGGCCGGCGAATTTGCTCAAGGTGATCGCGTTGTCCTGCGCCCGGCACTGGGCTGTTCCGTGCGGGGAATCGATCCTCCTTGCACGTCTTGCGCAACGGGCCACGATGCGCTCTGTCGCAATGTTGCCTACGGTGCCATCTCCGCCGGTATTCAAACCGGCTACTGCCGCGATACCGGTGGAGGCTTTAGCGGTGGGTTTGTCGCCCACCGGTCCCAGCTCCGCCGAGTCCCGGGGGGAATTCCCGATCGCGCGGCCGTGCTGGTGGAGCCCTTCGCTTGCGCCATTCACGGGGCGCTGCGCACCACGATTTCGGCAAGCGATTCAGTTCTCGTCATCGGCTGCGGTTCGATCGGGTTGCTGACGATCGCGGCCCTTCGAGCAAGCGGCTGCAAGGCACGGATCACCGCGGTCGCCCGCTACGGACACCAGCGCGAGCATGCTGCCAGACTCGGAGCAGATGTGGCGATTGACGGCAAAGGCTCCATCGCAAATCGCTACGCCGCCTGGGCGACGGCACTCGACGCGGAGGTGTTTCCGCCCGAATTCGGGAAGCCGCTCGTTCTTGGCGGTGCGTCCGTCGTCTTCGACTGCGTGGGGACCTCCGAGACCATCGACGACGGTGTCCGCTTCACGCGCGGGGGCGGGACGCTCGTGCTCGTGGGCATGCCGGGCATTCCGCGCGGCGTGGACTGGACGAGTATCTGGTTCAAGGAGCTGTCAATTCGCGCAGCCTACGCATATGGACCTGAATCACGGCTCGAGGGTACGCGCGATTCTTTCGATCTTGCGCTCCAATGGATGGCCGAATGGCAGGATCGACTCGTGCCCCTGGTGGGGGAGCCTTTACCACTGACGGACTACCGCGAAGCATTCGCACAGGCTATGAGTACGGGCCGCAGCGGCGTCACCAAGACGGTGTTCGATCTCGAATCGTCGGCGAAGTGA
- a CDS encoding HAD family hydrolase produces the protein MSADTLTQGDAAPSVANSTGVAAFFDVDGTLADTTIAHHYLYFRRRRLPPVIRSFWHAWFLLKCLGYLAIDRIDRTRLNRVFYRNYRGLPQSELVDQSADCFREVIRPRIHADGLRCLREHQQQGRSIVLVTGSLDFVIRPLADWIGGVETVCASLECRDGRFTGRLAGTPISHDEKARRIRDIAGKRSWDLSQSFAYGDSIADLAMLEIVGRPNAVNPDARLRRIARDRGWPRLMWTRDAVGPGVSSP, from the coding sequence ATGAGTGCCGATACGTTGACACAAGGCGATGCGGCGCCGAGCGTGGCGAATTCGACAGGCGTCGCGGCGTTCTTCGATGTCGACGGGACACTGGCCGACACAACCATCGCTCACCACTATCTCTACTTCCGCCGTCGCCGCCTGCCTCCGGTAATTCGCTCGTTCTGGCACGCCTGGTTTCTTCTGAAATGCCTGGGATATCTGGCAATCGACCGAATTGACCGAACACGACTGAACCGCGTTTTTTACCGCAACTATCGCGGCCTCCCGCAGTCCGAACTTGTCGACCAGAGCGCCGATTGCTTTCGCGAGGTCATTCGCCCTCGAATCCACGCCGACGGGCTGCGCTGCCTTCGTGAGCATCAACAGCAGGGGCGCTCCATCGTTCTTGTAACCGGCTCCCTGGATTTCGTCATCCGTCCCCTGGCGGACTGGATAGGTGGCGTCGAGACCGTTTGCGCGTCGCTGGAATGTCGCGATGGTCGCTTCACGGGGCGACTGGCTGGTACGCCCATCAGCCACGATGAGAAGGCCCGCCGCATCCGGGACATCGCCGGCAAACGATCCTGGGACTTGTCGCAGTCGTTCGCGTACGGGGACAGCATTGCCGATCTGGCCATGCTGGAAATCGTCGGCAGGCCCAACGCGGTGAATCCGGATGCCCGACTACGCCGCATCGCGCGCGATCGCGGCTGGCCCCGGCTGATGTGGACCCGCGATGCTGTCGGCCCGGGAGTCTCCTCGCCGTGA
- a CDS encoding AMP-binding protein, which translates to MSLDAQAGPERLRDRFAGQHLLITGSTGFLAKAFIEKLLRALEDVGGLYLMIRPRSGGAPPERRLQREVLASHAFDRLRAALGERFAERCRQKIHVVPGDLSRDCFGLDTKDYEDLTHRITAVVNSAATVTFDERLDLAVELNSLGPSRLLQFAKQCGDVPFLHVSTCYVCGMRRGAIVEDFSAPEIAREKLPRRPDSGDYDLDALIESLRTQAREICEQYDPATEDCRRRLIDAGMSRSRELGWSDTYTFTKWIGEQLLVRDRGRVPLAVFRPAIIESSYEEPLPGWIDGLRMADPMIAAFGKRKLKEFPARPELPLDLIPVDLVANAMVATMPLGAQREDRAAVYHCASSGRNPMLLSVLAVGLSRAFMLRPMNDDRGRPISIRPLRLVDAEWFQRKLEQRRRRVQQLRSLLERVGAARATVRRLAGVVRQLEQLAYFSKIYAPYTHLDVRFADDNLQHVADSLHPEDREQFRFDVGRIDWLDYLVNRHVPGLRSYVLGTGGEPSARLRAVSMMEHGDTVAGPETLRAENIFDVLGRVARRFPDKPVFQIRRDNRWIRYTYEEAVRATGTIARRLQERGLAAGDRVAICAENGPEWGLAYFAIMRAGMTAVPLDPQLSPEDAWSAARFAEAKLMLAGRTTRDGLERRRHDDDALLVVLTAPFVPPPAASRDPVPPPEPAAADDVASILFTSGTTVAPKAVQLSHRNLLSNAAALVQVHPAYPTDELLSVLPLYHAFEFTGGFLVPIASGATITYVEHLKGPEIRAAMQASGTTLMLVVPRLLRMFHDAVMSQLSQSGSLKRGMFRVLSAVSKVTGGRAGRALFRSVHRAFGGHLRMFVSGGSRLDPELFDWFWRIGLPVYEGYGLTETAPVVTVCPPGSARRGSVGPALPNVDVEIRHANLEGIGEVWVRGPSVMRGYLKNEEATSEILVDGWLRTGDLGRLDDNGFLFLTGRSKDLIITAAGKNVYPDEVEARYREVPFVKELCVFGMPARDGLGDVVHAVIVPDRDAAPELDRSSLERTIRMSIESLSDTLPEHQRIAVLHFWERDLPRTTTLKAKRSLIRQTVDLEDSGVATTPVSMDVTHEDQEDAEALLSENPDGVASVFSILSSQSRRAAQDLHPRQHLLLDLGIDSIGKIDVLGQIEACFDMRIGDEQAAKVARVGDLLRIVGRRLPKTQTGAERTSWQRRLAEPETAEKNGKMPAALMPLRWAVRGGMSLFLNSYVRVRAVGRENIPAEGAFILTPNHGSHLDSPAVLIAVGGRRRVWVAGAEDYFFNSALKRFLFGKVLDTIAVDRQADGFRGLRRCSNALRQGEGLLIFPEGTRTLTGQIQPFKIGAAVLAIERQVPIVPVHIDRSYQLFRKGQRFIRPGVITVAFGEPVPPLKPGPDDDHYAAFHELTERVEGEVHRLRAGTVAG; encoded by the coding sequence ATGTCGCTGGATGCACAGGCCGGCCCGGAACGGTTGAGAGATCGTTTCGCCGGACAACATCTTCTGATTACCGGTTCAACCGGATTCCTGGCCAAGGCCTTCATCGAGAAGCTGCTGCGCGCCCTCGAAGATGTCGGAGGTCTCTACCTGATGATCCGTCCACGCTCGGGCGGCGCGCCACCCGAACGCCGGCTTCAGCGCGAAGTTCTGGCTTCGCATGCATTTGATCGTCTTCGTGCAGCACTCGGTGAGCGATTCGCGGAGCGGTGCCGGCAGAAGATTCATGTCGTTCCCGGAGACCTCTCTCGTGACTGCTTCGGGCTCGATACGAAGGACTATGAAGATCTGACGCATCGTATCACGGCCGTGGTCAACAGCGCCGCAACGGTGACCTTCGATGAACGGCTCGACCTGGCGGTTGAATTGAACTCGCTGGGTCCTTCTCGTCTGCTTCAGTTCGCCAAGCAATGTGGGGATGTTCCGTTTCTCCACGTTTCGACGTGCTATGTCTGCGGCATGCGCCGGGGAGCGATCGTGGAGGACTTCAGCGCCCCGGAGATCGCCCGGGAGAAACTGCCCCGGCGTCCGGACAGCGGAGACTACGATCTCGACGCGTTGATCGAGTCACTCCGCACGCAAGCCCGCGAGATTTGCGAACAATATGACCCCGCTACGGAGGACTGCCGGCGCCGGCTCATCGACGCCGGCATGTCCCGGTCCCGGGAGCTCGGCTGGAGCGATACGTACACCTTCACCAAGTGGATCGGCGAACAGCTACTCGTGCGTGATCGTGGCCGGGTGCCGCTGGCGGTATTCCGTCCCGCCATTATCGAGAGCAGCTACGAAGAGCCGCTGCCCGGCTGGATCGACGGATTGCGCATGGCGGATCCCATGATCGCCGCCTTTGGCAAGCGAAAGCTGAAGGAATTCCCCGCCCGGCCGGAGCTGCCTCTCGACCTGATCCCCGTCGATCTCGTGGCGAATGCCATGGTGGCGACCATGCCGCTTGGCGCACAACGAGAAGATCGCGCGGCTGTTTATCATTGTGCCTCCAGCGGTCGAAACCCCATGCTGCTTTCAGTTCTCGCCGTGGGTCTGAGCCGGGCGTTCATGCTTCGCCCGATGAATGACGACCGGGGCCGGCCGATATCCATTCGGCCACTGCGCCTGGTGGACGCCGAGTGGTTTCAGAGAAAGCTCGAGCAGCGCCGCCGCAGAGTTCAGCAGCTCCGCAGCCTTCTGGAGCGCGTCGGCGCGGCGCGGGCCACGGTGCGACGTCTGGCGGGTGTTGTTCGTCAGCTCGAGCAATTGGCGTATTTCTCCAAGATCTACGCGCCGTACACGCATCTCGATGTGCGTTTCGCGGATGATAACCTTCAACATGTTGCGGACTCGCTGCATCCAGAAGATCGGGAGCAGTTCCGTTTTGATGTGGGCCGCATCGACTGGCTTGATTACCTCGTCAACCGCCATGTGCCTGGGCTGCGTTCCTACGTGCTGGGAACAGGGGGGGAACCGTCGGCGCGGCTGCGCGCCGTGTCGATGATGGAGCACGGCGACACCGTTGCGGGCCCCGAAACGCTGCGCGCCGAGAACATCTTTGACGTACTTGGTCGCGTCGCCAGGCGCTTTCCGGACAAGCCCGTATTTCAGATTCGTCGGGACAACCGCTGGATTCGCTACACCTACGAGGAGGCCGTACGCGCGACGGGCACGATCGCCCGCCGATTGCAGGAGCGCGGACTTGCGGCTGGTGATCGTGTGGCGATTTGCGCGGAAAACGGGCCGGAATGGGGACTGGCCTACTTCGCAATCATGCGGGCCGGCATGACCGCTGTTCCGCTCGATCCGCAGCTCTCACCCGAAGATGCCTGGTCGGCGGCACGTTTTGCTGAAGCAAAGTTGATGCTTGCGGGACGCACGACACGGGATGGGCTCGAGCGTCGACGGCACGACGACGATGCGTTGCTCGTTGTCCTGACAGCGCCGTTTGTTCCACCGCCCGCGGCATCGCGCGATCCGGTTCCACCTCCGGAGCCGGCTGCGGCGGATGACGTTGCTTCGATCCTGTTTACCTCGGGAACAACGGTGGCCCCGAAGGCCGTGCAGCTTAGCCATCGCAACCTGCTCAGTAATGCGGCCGCACTGGTTCAGGTTCACCCGGCCTATCCGACGGATGAGTTGCTATCCGTGCTGCCGCTGTACCACGCCTTCGAATTCACCGGAGGCTTCCTTGTACCGATTGCGTCCGGCGCCACGATCACGTACGTCGAGCATCTCAAAGGTCCTGAAATCCGCGCGGCCATGCAGGCCTCGGGAACCACCCTGATGCTGGTGGTTCCGCGCCTATTGCGCATGTTCCACGATGCGGTGATGAGCCAGCTCTCGCAATCGGGTTCATTGAAGCGGGGGATGTTTCGCGTGTTGAGCGCGGTTTCGAAGGTGACGGGAGGCCGGGCGGGGCGCGCCCTCTTCCGCTCTGTTCACCGCGCGTTCGGCGGGCATCTGCGCATGTTTGTCAGCGGCGGATCGAGGCTCGATCCTGAGCTCTTCGACTGGTTCTGGCGGATCGGACTGCCCGTTTACGAAGGCTACGGCCTGACAGAGACGGCCCCGGTCGTCACCGTCTGCCCCCCGGGCAGCGCCCGCCGGGGCTCCGTTGGGCCGGCCCTGCCCAACGTCGACGTTGAAATCCGCCACGCCAATCTGGAGGGCATCGGCGAAGTGTGGGTCCGCGGTCCGAGCGTGATGCGCGGCTACCTGAAAAACGAAGAAGCAACAAGCGAGATTCTGGTCGACGGCTGGCTCCGCACGGGCGATCTGGGAAGGCTGGACGACAACGGCTTCCTGTTCCTGACGGGCCGGTCCAAGGACCTTATCATTACCGCCGCCGGGAAGAACGTGTATCCCGACGAGGTCGAGGCGCGTTACCGCGAGGTGCCGTTCGTCAAGGAGCTTTGCGTCTTCGGCATGCCGGCGCGGGACGGCTTGGGAGACGTGGTCCACGCCGTGATCGTGCCCGATCGCGACGCCGCGCCGGAACTCGATCGTTCGTCTCTCGAACGGACGATCCGCATGTCCATCGAGTCGCTTTCCGATACGCTCCCGGAACACCAGCGCATCGCCGTGCTGCATTTCTGGGAGCGCGATCTGCCCCGCACCACGACGCTCAAGGCCAAGCGGAGTCTCATACGTCAGACCGTCGATCTGGAAGACAGTGGTGTCGCAACCACGCCCGTGTCGATGGACGTCACGCATGAGGATCAGGAGGACGCAGAAGCCCTTCTGAGCGAGAATCCCGACGGTGTTGCGTCCGTCTTCTCGATACTCTCCTCGCAATCACGGAGGGCGGCGCAAGACCTCCATCCGCGCCAGCATCTGCTGCTCGACCTTGGCATCGACAGCATCGGCAAGATTGATGTCCTGGGGCAGATTGAAGCCTGCTTCGACATGCGTATCGGCGACGAGCAGGCTGCCAAGGTTGCCCGGGTCGGAGATCTGCTCCGCATTGTCGGCCGGCGCCTGCCGAAGACACAAACCGGCGCAGAGCGTACGTCGTGGCAGCGCCGCTTGGCCGAGCCCGAAACGGCGGAGAAGAACGGAAAAATGCCAGCGGCGCTGATGCCCCTGCGCTGGGCGGTGCGCGGGGGAATGAGCCTGTTCCTCAACAGCTACGTTCGCGTTCGCGCCGTCGGACGCGAGAATATCCCTGCGGAAGGCGCATTCATCCTCACGCCCAACCACGGTTCGCACCTCGATTCACCCGCCGTGCTCATTGCCGTGGGTGGGCGACGCCGTGTCTGGGTCGCGGGTGCGGAAGACTATTTCTTCAACTCCGCCCTGAAGCGATTCCTGTTCGGCAAGGTGCTGGACACCATCGCCGTGGATCGTCAGGCCGATGGATTCCGAGGCCTGCGGCGGTGCAGCAATGCCCTCCGTCAGGGAGAGGGCTTGCTCATCTTCCCCGAAGGAACGCGCACCCTTACCGGGCAAATCCAGCCGTTCAAGATCGGAGCCGCGGTTCTCGCGATCGAGCGTCAGGTACCCATTGTTCCGGTCCACATCGACCGTTCGTATCAGCTTTTCCGCAAGGGGCAGCGCTTCATACGGCCGGGCGTCATTACTGTGGCCTTCGGCGAGCCCGTCCCGCCGCTCAAGCCCGGTCCCGATGACGACCATTACGCCGCATTCCACGAGTTGACCGAGCGCGTCGAAGGCGAGGTCCATAGGCTTCGCGCAGGGACCGTCGCGGGATGA
- a CDS encoding 1-acyl-sn-glycerol-3-phosphate acyltransferase has product MIRNVFAIFVLFLSVIVLGSIVFLLGLIYPSRRIMAVGSNLWARIMLISAGVRLRVEGQEYLDVARPRFYVGNHQSAMDIPVMIAVTRGHVRFMAKDSLFRIPIFGWVLGRYGYIPINRRSARAAHRRLDVMIAGLKRHPISFVVFPEGTRSPDGRLLPFRMGTMKICQRAGMDVVPFAIEGSLAVHRRGQWRVKSGPVRVCLAEPIVADEVSRTAPGELHRRVLSAIESRLPPELHAPALDHVSSPEAVPAAES; this is encoded by the coding sequence ATGATTCGAAACGTATTCGCAATTTTTGTCCTGTTCCTTTCCGTCATCGTGTTGGGCAGCATTGTTTTCTTGCTTGGGCTGATTTACCCGTCGCGCCGGATCATGGCCGTCGGTTCCAACCTCTGGGCGAGAATCATGCTCATTTCGGCCGGCGTCCGCTTGCGCGTCGAGGGTCAGGAGTATCTGGACGTCGCCCGGCCGCGGTTCTATGTGGGCAATCATCAAAGCGCGATGGATATTCCGGTGATGATCGCCGTAACGCGCGGGCACGTGCGTTTCATGGCCAAGGACTCCCTCTTTCGGATCCCGATTTTCGGATGGGTGCTCGGCCGTTACGGCTACATCCCGATCAATCGGCGAAGCGCGCGTGCCGCTCACCGGCGTCTCGACGTGATGATCGCCGGACTCAAGCGTCACCCGATTTCGTTCGTGGTGTTTCCGGAGGGCACACGCAGCCCGGACGGGCGCCTGTTGCCATTCCGCATGGGTACGATGAAGATATGTCAGCGTGCGGGGATGGACGTGGTTCCCTTCGCGATCGAGGGCAGTCTGGCGGTGCATCGACGGGGGCAATGGCGCGTGAAATCCGGTCCGGTGCGTGTGTGCCTGGCTGAGCCCATCGTCGCTGATGAAGTGAGCAGGACGGCTCCCGGAGAATTGCACCGGCGCGTGCTGTCGGCCATCGAGAGCAGATTGCCGCCGGAATTGCACGCGCCCGCCTTGGATCACGTTTCGTCGCCGGAGGCGGTCCCGGCGGCCGAGAGTTGA